In the Primulina eburnea isolate SZY01 unplaced genomic scaffold, ASM2296580v1 ctg739_ERROPOS11973397, whole genome shotgun sequence genome, one interval contains:
- the LOC140822186 gene encoding uncharacterized protein, translating to MNCLIWNIRGLRGSESQQRLHAFVKEKQIKVLAVLEPMIDLDPRFMTRRLGFSGVISNLSGHIWVFFAADVRAECVFDHAQFLHIRVSASFLPTEIFCSFVYARCDYVQRRDLWASLLLVKPVLGPWLVGGDFNVVRDASECLGSRGGRLLPMEEFNTFILDSGLIDAGFEGSSFTWTNKTIWKRLDRVLVSVDWGDHFSSIRVEHLARTVSDHCPLLVTAPVFARGPSSFRFQRMWVRHHGFLQTVRLNWNLPCSLTGMSRLFVKLKRLKNHLKWWNRDVFGNIFDKITEAESAVRSAELACEADPSDSNWTVLSDRNADLARVTAMEADFWKQKAACNWLEDGERNTKLFHNMVKKKRVANKIFRIWDDGVCLTSPDMIQQSGASFFQHLLTGDPFVLDCPDFSGFPSVISDEENYGITATPSLEEVRATVFSISPDSVAGPDGFSSAFFQHCWEIVHQDVLDAVLDFFSGSPLPQSFTATTITLIPKVEGARAWSDFRPISLCNVTNKIISKLLYSRLRAVAERLISLNQSGFVPGRMISDNILLAQELTHSLTLPTRGGNVILKLDMAKAYDRVQWPFLFAVLRHFGFSEQVVALVSACISHCHFSVNINGSLSGFFGSTRGLRQGDPLSPLLFILGAEYLSRGLDRLYLRHPAIRYRSSCDLLIFHLAYADDIIIFANGGSRGMQRLLDFLHHYENCSGQMVNVVKSSLILPPRCSERLRSRLLRITGFAEGHLPIMYLGVPLFRGNRTCSLFEPLLQSVRRRLEGWETRTLSPGSRMTLIRSVLLSMPIYLFQVVQPLLAVMEKLERAFNAFLWGSRPLERKWHWARWSRACLPVEEGGLGFRRLKDLVDSFSIKLWFRFRQRSSLWAKFLMRKYCLLAHPACVSSRGFISPTWRRLLQIRPRAESGIRWRVGHGDVSFWDDCWFRDVPLSSQTEVCGDRGARVSHFLSEGTWDFDLLCSVVAPSFAEQIVLVPILSGELDSARWIYSSDGDFSVRSAWELIRLRAPISGFNRPCWGSWLRPTMSFFLWRFWHQWLPVDEVLQRRGFALASRCQCCDMSETFTHVFIRSPVARPVWHFFGAVFGVRIPDTEDFRLFLSAWKRDLVWAPGGHVREFLPFIILWFLWTARNDAKHRQLSISGEMVKFQILSYLRLAHSARTVKPRHWLGVFHVARLLGISVALHRFHRTAIVRWLRPPSGCFKLNVDGSSRGASGDSSAGGVVRDDSGRVVLSFSEFIGAGSSLRAELWAVWRGLLLCSDHSFFPLWIELDSLTSIQLIRSRRYRWGLDHIISRILVLLLRGFLFSPVLPGWCEWAQTLAHYMFGLLGIGWALALTLLVLFFGPLIFPGALFLLGPLFGPLLVPGGRLLQFLVARRLSSSIGVYWMSWWFQEFFPDDPLHCYDTFVRFLLRMLDIFCSGRIAIFISLVYRHYTVISWPYLILTAGIHTVTRFQIRVVLTYWILQGDGLEMRISSWFLHSSPSYHLVFFGVLTLSAARF from the exons ATGAATTGCTTAATCTGGAATATCCGGGGACTTCGCGGTTCGGAGTCCCAGCAGAGGCTTCATGCCTTTGTGAAGGAGAAACAGATTAAGGTTTTGGCTGTTTTGGAGCCCATGATTGATCTGGATCCGAGATTCATGACTCGCCGTTTGGGGTTTTCTGGAGTCATCTCTAATCTCTCCGGTCATATCTGGGTCTTTTTTGCTGCTGATGTGAGGGCGGAGTGTGTTTTTGATCATGCTCAGTTCCTTCACATCAGAGTCTCTGCCTCTTTCTTGCCGACAGAGATATTTTGTTCTTTTGTCTATGCTAGATGTGATTATGTCCAGCGTAGGGATCTTTGGGCTTCCTTGCTTTTGGTCAAGCCTGTTTTGGGTCCCTGGCTGGTTGGCGGCGACTTTAATGTCGTCAGGGATGCTTCTGAGTGCTTGGGCTCCCGTGGTGGTAGGTTGCTACCCATGGAGGAGTTCAACACTTTTATTCTTGATTCTGGCCTGATCGATGCTGGTTTTGAGGGGTCTTCGTTCACTTGGACGAATAAGACCATCTGGAAGCGGTTGGACAGGGTCTTGGTTTCTGTTGATTGGGGAGATCATTTCAGCTCGATTCGGGTTGAACATCTCGCTCGTACTGTTTCGGATCACTGTCCGCTTTTGGTTACCGCTCCTGTTTTTGCCCGTGGGCCGAGCTCGTTTCGCTTCCAGCGTATGTGGGTTAGGCACCATGGTTTTTTGCAGACTGTTAGGCTTAATTGGAATTTACCTTGCAGTCTGACTGGTATGTCGCGTCTTTTTGTCAAGTTGAAGCGTCTTAAGAATCACCTCAAGTGGTGGAATCGGGATGTTTTTGGTaacatctttgataaaatcaccGAGGCTGAGAGTGCGGTTCGTTCCGCGGAGCTTGCCTGTGAGGCCGATCCTTCTGATTCGAATTGGACTGTCTTGTCCGATCGTAATGCGGATCTGGCGCGTGTCACCGccatggaggcggatttttggAAACAAAAAGCTGCATGCAACTGGCTAGAGGATGGTGAGCGGAACACCAAACTCTTTCATAACATGGTTAAGAAGAAGCGTGTGGCTAATAAGATTTTCCGCATATGGGATGATGGGGTTTGCCTGACGTCTCCTGATATGATTCAGCAGTCGGGTGCCTCGTTTTTTCAGCACTTACTCACTGGGGATCCCTTTGTGCTTGATTGTCCTGATTTTTCGGGGTTTCCTTCGGTGATTTCTGATGAGGAGAATTATGGGATTACTGCTACCCCCTCCCTTGAGGAGGTGCGTGCGACTGTTTTCTCCATTTCTCCTGACAGTGTGGCAGGCCCTGATGGCTTCTCTTCGGCGTTTTTCCAGCATTGCTGGGAGATCGTTCATCAGGATGTGTTGGATGCGGTTTTAGATTTTTTCAGCGGCTCTCCCCTGCCCCAGAGCTTTACTGCCACCACGATTACTTTGATCCCAAAAGTCGAGGGTGCTCGGGCTTGGTCGGATTTTCGTCCGATAAGCCTCTGTAATGTCACGAACAAAATCATTTCTAAGTTGTTGTACTCTCGCTTGCGGGCTGTGGCGGAGAGACTTATTTCTTTGAATCAGAGTGGTTTTGTTCCGGGACGGATGATTTCTGATAACATCCTTCTTGCTCAGGAGCTCACTCATAGTCTCACTCTCCCCACTCGTGGTGGCAATGTTATTTTGAAGTTGGATATGGCTAAGGCCTATGATCGGGTCCAATGGCCTTTCCTTTTTGCTGTTTTGCGCCATTTTGGTTTCTCTGAGCAGGTTGTGGCTTTGGTGTCGGCCTGTATTTCTCATTGTCATTTCTCCGTTAATATCAATGGCTCTCTTTCGGGGTTCTTCGGTTCGACCAGGGGCCTCAGGCAGGGAGACCCGTTGTCCCCTCTTCTCTTCATCCTAGGGGCGGAGTATCTTTCGCGTGGTCTTGACAGACTCTACTTGCGTCATCCTGCTATTAGGTACCGTTCTAGTTGTGATCTTTTGATTTTCCACCTGGCCTATGCTGATGATATCATTATTTTTGCCAATGGTGGGTCTCGTGGGATGCAGCGTCTTTTAGACTTTCTGCATCACTACGAGAACTGTTCGGGACAGATGGTGAATGTTGTCAAGAGTTCCCTGATTTTACCTCCGCGATGCTCTGAGCGCCTTCGCTCTAGACTTTTGCGTATCACTGGCTTTGCGGAGGGTCACTTGCCGATCATGTACCTAGGTGTCCCCTTATTTCGGGGCAATAGGACGTGTTCTCTTTTTGAGCCCCTCTTACAGTCTGTTAGGAGGCGGTTGGAGGGTTGGGAGACTCGTACTCTTTCTCCGGGGAGCCGCATGACCCTCATTCGTAGCGTGCTCCTCTCGATGCCCATATATTTGTTTCAGGTTGTTCAGCCTCTGTTGGCTGTCATGGAGAAACTCGAGAGAGCCTTTAATGCCTTCCTTTGGGGGTCCAGGCCCTTGGAGAGGAAATGGCATTGGGCTCGCTGGTCTCGGGCTTGCCTCCCCGTGGAGGAGGGGGGTCTTGGCTTCCGGAGATTGAAAGATCTCGTGGATAGCTTCTCCATAAAATTGTGGTTTCGGTTCAGGCAGAGATCTTCCCTCTGGGCCAAATTTTTGATGAGGAAATATTGTCTCTTGGCGCACCCAGCTTGTGTTTCTTCTCGTGGTTTTATCTCTCCCACTTGGCGGCGTTTGCTCCAGATCAGGCCTCGTGCGGAGAGTGGTATTCGCTGGCGTGTCGGCCATGGAgatgtttctttttgggatgaTTGTTGGTTCAGGGATGTTCCCCTGTCCAGTCAGACTGAGGTCTGTGGGGATCGTGGTGCCCGGGTTTCCCACTTTCTTTCGGAGGGAACCTGGGATTTTGACCTTCTTTGTTCAGTTGTTGCTCCTTCTTTTGCGGAGCAGATTGTGTTGGTCCCGATTCTTTCGGGAGAGTTGGACTCGGCTCGATGGATCTATAGCTCCGATGGTGATTTTTCTGTCAGGTCCGCTTGGGAGTTGATCCGTTTGCGCGCCCCGATCTCTGGTTTTAATCGCCCCTGTTGGGGTAGCTGGTTGAGGCCTACGATGTCATTCTTTCTTTGGAGATTTTGGCATCAGTGGCTCCCAGTTGATGAGGTGCTTCAGCGCCGTGGCTTTGCGTTAGCGTCTCGTTGTCAGTGTTGTGATATGTCTGAGACATTCACGCATGTGTTTATTCGCAGCCCGGTGGCTCGTCCTGTTTGGCATTTTTTTGGTGCTGTCTTTGGGGTTCGTATCCCTGACACCGAGGATTTCCGGTTATTCCTTAGTGCCTGGAAGCGGGATCTGGTCTGGGCTCCAGGGGGCCATGTGAGGGAGTTTCTCCCTTTCATTATTTTGTGGTTTCTCTGGACGGCTCGGAATGACGCGAAGCACCGCCAGCTCTCCATTTCTGGAGAGATGGTGAAGTTCCAGATCTTGTCTTACCTGCGTCTCGCCCACTCTGCGCGTACTGTCAAGCCCAGACATTGGCTGGGTGTGTTTCATGTGGCGAGATTGCTGGGTATTTCGGTTGCTCTCCACAGATTTCATAGGACGGCGATTGTTCGCTGGCTGCGGCCGCCGTCCGGGTGCTTCAAGCTTAATGTGGATGGGAGCTCGCGTGGTGCATCTGGGGACTCCTCTGCTGGTGGCGTTGTTCGGGATGATTCCGGGAGGGTCGTGCTCTCATTCAGCGAGTTCATCGGAGCTGGGTCTTCTCTTCGGGCTGAGCTTTGGGCGGTTTGGAGGGGTCTTCTCCTTTGTTCGGATCATTCTTTCTTCCCTCTTTGGATCGAGCTTGACTCTCTGACTTCTATTCAGCTCATTCGTTCCCGTCGATATCGCTGGGGTCTTGATCACATTATATCCAGGATTCTG GTACTGTTACTTAGGGGGTTTCTCTTTTCCCCCGTTTTGCCAGGCTGGTGTGAGTGGGCCCAGACACTCGCACACTACATGTTTGGTCTCCTCGGGATTGGGTGGGCTCTTGCACTTACCCTCTTGGTGCTCTTCTTTGGCCCTCTCATATTCCCTGGAGCGCTATTTTTGCTTGGGCCTCTCTTTGGTCCACTTCTGGTCCCTGGCGGGCGTTTACTGCAGTTTCTCGTTGCCCGCCGTCTCAGTTCTTCCATAGGAGTTTACTGGATGTCGTGGTGGTTCCAGGAATTCTTTCCGGACGACCCTCTTCATTGTTATGATACCTTCGTCAGATTTCTACTTCGGATGCTGGATATTTTTTGTTCTGGCCGGATTGCGATCTTCATTTCGCTCGTCTATCGTCATTATACAGTGATTTCCTGGCCTTATCTTATTTTGACTGCTGGGATTCATACAGTTACTCGGTTTCAGATTAGAGTTGTTTTGACATATTGGATTCTTCAGGGTGATGGCTTAGAGATGAGAATTTCTTCATGGTTTCTGCACTCATCTCCCAGTTATCATTTGGTCTTCTTCGGCGTGTTGACTCTTAGCGCAGCTCGTTTTTGA